The region CATGCGTCTGGTGCATGAAATCACCGAACCCGACACCAGCACCAGCATCCTTGGAATGAACCTGTCCATGCCCGTCATGGCGGCCCCCATCGGAGGCATATCATTCAACATGGGAGGCAAACGCACTGAAGAGGAATACATCAAGGCCATCATTGACGGGAGCAGGCAGGCAGGAATCATCGGTTGCACAGGAGACGGAGTGCCGCCCGTCATCCACGAATCGGGCCTGGCTGCCATCGCGGCCGCCGGAGGACACGGCATTCCCTTCATCAAGCCGTGGGAAGACGCCGAACTCTACGAAAAACTGGCCAAGGCCAAGGACAGTGGAGCCACGATCGTAGGAATGGACATCGACGCGGCCGGCCTCATCACCTTGCGCAAAATGGGCCGTCCTGTTTCACCAAAATCGGTGGACACGTTGCGGGAAATAATTGCCAGGACCGGAGTGAAGTTCATCATCAAGGGCATCATGACACCGGAAGACGCCGCGTTGGCCCTGCAGGCCGGCGCAGATGCCATTGTGGTTTCTAACCATGGCGGACGAGTGCTTGATCACACGCCGGGAACAGCCGAAGTATTGCCGGCCATAGCCGAGCAAATGAAAGGAAAGCTGGGAATAATCGTGGACGGCGGGATACGGGCCGGAGCTGACGTGCTCAAGATGCTCGCGCTGGGAGCGGACGCGGTCATGGTCGGCAGGCCGTTCAGCATCGCGGCCATGGGCGGTCTGACCGAAGGCGTTGTCGCCTACAGCGAAACGCTTCGCACCGAACTGATGCAGGCCATGGTCATGACCGGCACGGAATCAGTGGCGAAGATTTCCCCTGCGCTGCTCTACGGCAAGGCTTAAAAAAAGGGCCGGAAAACCGGCCCTATCCTCTATATTTCAACCCGGTCTCGTAAACCGGCAACCCGCGCTCCGGAATTTCCTTGCTCCAGCATACAGCCACTGGGTAGCGGTCGAATTCACCCATGGATGTCTCTGGGGAGTAACCTTCCAGGGAGAGCTCAAGCTTGGCGTCCTTCTGGATGGGCGTACGGGTTTTAAGGCACAGGCCACCGTCGCTGTAGTTGATCAAACGGGCATACTGAGTCTTGTTCTGCCCTTCGTAGACATAACGGACAGGCACCAGGCAATCTTTTCGAATATGCATGCGCTTGTTTTCAGACATTGGATCCCTCCTCGCGTTTTGCCCTGATCCTCATGGATCAGGAGTGAAACTCTCACAATTTGGACAGGTAATTTCATAGCCGATTCAAGCAGAAGAGGCAAATATTCTATTCCTGAAAATATCTTCAAAAAAAACTTGCCATTTGCAAACCTGCTCTATATTAACCGACTTCGCTTTCGGGGCAACTCAAAGCGAATACGGCGAGGTAGCTCAGACGGTTAGAGCATGCGGCTCATATCCGCAGTGTCGGGGGTTCAATTCCCTCCCTCGCTACCAATACACAAAAAACAGCCCGCTTTTGCGGGCTTTTTTTTGTTTTCACCCCACCCACACTCCATTATTTCAAGCAGTTATACATCCGTCTCTTCAGCTGCTTTCATTTCCCTTCAATCTGTGTAAACTTCCGTCCGGGGGCCAAATTCGGGCCAAGCCCCCAAAAAGCCCCCGTCGATACAAATTCGGCCCCCACCATATACAGGAACCGAACCCAGAACCCATTGAACACGGGAACCATATGGCTCTAAATATCAAACAAATTGAGGCACTAAAGCCGTCAGAAAGGCCCTACAAAGTTGCTGATTCAGGCGGCCTGTATCTTGAAGTCTCACCTGCCGGTGGAAAGGCCTGGAAATTGAAATACCGCTATCTCGGAAAGGAGAAAAAGCTATCCTTGGGGCGCTATCCGGTCGTGTCACTGAAAGACGCCCGCGACAAGCGCGACGAAGCCAAGCGTGCCATCAATTCCGGCAAGGATCCGGCGGCTGAGAAAAAAAGGGCCAAAGTCGAGGCCAAGACGGCCATGGAGAACACTTTCCAGGCCATCGCGGAAGAATGGACGAGCCGTCACTTCGTAAACAAGGCCCCTGCGCATAAAGCCCGAGTCGTCTCCCGACTTGAAAAAAACATCTATCCTTATATAGGGAGGAACCCTGTCACTGAAATCACGCCTGCGGACATCCTCCGGGTCATTCAGCTTATAGAGAAGCGCGGCGCCATCGAAACCGCTCACCGGGCATTGCAAAACATCAGCCAGGTCATGCGCTACGCGGTGGCGACCTGCCGCCTCACCATCGACCCCACCCCTTCGCTGCGGGGCGCGCTGCTGCCCGTGACACCCTCACATATGGCGGCCCCGACCACTCCTGGTGAGGTTGCCGGATTTCTCCGCATCATAGACGCCTTCACGGGCGGACAAATTGTGTCCGCCGCCCTACGCCTGCTTCCCCTGGTTTTCGTCAGACCAGGGACCTTCCGAAAAATGGAATGGTCGGAAGTAGACCTCGAAAAGGCCGAGTGGAATATCCCTGGGGAAAAAATGAAAATGCGGGAAGCTCATCACGTTCCGTTGTCCCGCCAGTCGCTGGAGATATTGAGGGATGAGCTCAGGCCGATCACAGGCCAAGGAAAATACGTATTCCCCGGAGGACGCACGGCGGACCGGCCAATGTCCGAGTCCGCCATCAACGCAGCGTACAAGCGTCTCGGCATCGACACCAGGACCGAACTGACCGGCCACGGCTGGCGAGCAACCGCACGGACCCTGCTGCATGAGGAACTGGGCTTTGATCCGGTGGTCATTGAACACCAGCTTGCGCACCGCGTTGCCGATGCCTTGGGGACTGCGTATAACCGGACTCGCTTTCTGGCCAAAAGAAAGGAAATGATGCAGGCTTGGGCCGACTATCTGGATAACTTACGATCCCCGGATGCGCCAGCCAAAGATATCTGAGCTGGAAGTTTCACTTGAGGGGAACTTCAACGGGATCGGGGGGGCTCAGGAACGTCTGAAGCAGACCGTTCCCTCCTCGGGCCCTGCGTCACGGCAGGTCAGAATCCCAACTTGGGACCAGATTTTTTTGATTGCAGTTGCTCCGAATCATGACTCAGCCTTTCCTCAACTCGTCTGCAGGCTTCGCCAATCTGATTCTCAACCATCGTCCCTACTACGGCATCATTAATCTCTTCGTAGTTGAAACCTTGCTTTATTCGCCGCTCCACATATGAATCCAAATGCTCCTTGGCCAGATCAGGGTCCGCCTGCACAGCATAGAA is a window of Desulfomicrobium macestii DNA encoding:
- a CDS encoding alpha-hydroxy-acid oxidizing protein; the protein is MKEVRKTARDLMTGYCRVCPVCNGKACAGEVPGMGGLGTGSAFMANVQALAKITFNMRLVHEITEPDTSTSILGMNLSMPVMAAPIGGISFNMGGKRTEEEYIKAIIDGSRQAGIIGCTGDGVPPVIHESGLAAIAAAGGHGIPFIKPWEDAELYEKLAKAKDSGATIVGMDIDAAGLITLRKMGRPVSPKSVDTLREIIARTGVKFIIKGIMTPEDAALALQAGADAIVVSNHGGRVLDHTPGTAEVLPAIAEQMKGKLGIIVDGGIRAGADVLKMLALGADAVMVGRPFSIAAMGGLTEGVVAYSETLRTELMQAMVMTGTESVAKISPALLYGKA
- a CDS encoding PilZ domain-containing protein, with translation MSENKRMHIRKDCLVPVRYVYEGQNKTQYARLINYSDGGLCLKTRTPIQKDAKLELSLEGYSPETSMGEFDRYPVAVCWSKEIPERGLPVYETGLKYRG
- a CDS encoding tyrosine-type recombinase/integrase, which translates into the protein MALNIKQIEALKPSERPYKVADSGGLYLEVSPAGGKAWKLKYRYLGKEKKLSLGRYPVVSLKDARDKRDEAKRAINSGKDPAAEKKRAKVEAKTAMENTFQAIAEEWTSRHFVNKAPAHKARVVSRLEKNIYPYIGRNPVTEITPADILRVIQLIEKRGAIETAHRALQNISQVMRYAVATCRLTIDPTPSLRGALLPVTPSHMAAPTTPGEVAGFLRIIDAFTGGQIVSAALRLLPLVFVRPGTFRKMEWSEVDLEKAEWNIPGEKMKMREAHHVPLSRQSLEILRDELRPITGQGKYVFPGGRTADRPMSESAINAAYKRLGIDTRTELTGHGWRATARTLLHEELGFDPVVIEHQLAHRVADALGTAYNRTRFLAKRKEMMQAWADYLDNLRSPDAPAKDI